gggaactTCAGAGGACATCtcttttaaagaaaaatctgccaccgaagctggTCATTTGTTGGAATAATTAATTGTCTTCgccgcttcgccgcgaccagcagcgacaaaaatacgtaaaccggaaccaattaattactgcaacaattGGCCGAGGACAGAGCCTTGTGTGGCATAATGGATTACAGCACAAACAGTATAACAGCAGGTACGAAATGATGCATAGGTTGCTATATTTTAAACATTTTCAATCATTCGATTTGTCCAACATGAAAAATGTACTTGGTAAGGCAGTGAGTTCCTTGTTCATAGCTCCCACAGGCTTTTGCTGAAGCTAATGATTCAAAATTTCCTTGTAGTTCGTGCTGCCAGTGAGGTGGAACTTTACAGTCAAAGCAGTAGTCGTGAAGATTATCTCCATTCTGCTGATCCTGAGTGTAAGACACTTGTTTAGCAAGAAATAATGGGAGAATGGTGAAGGGGAACTGTCATTCTAATTTTTCATAGAACACGAGTAAATGCACTACAGAAGGATGCGGAAGAGATGAGATGCTCGCCTTGAGAGCCTGGAAAAACTACTGGAGCAATCAGCAGAAAGGCCAGAGAGAACAGCTGCACAAAGGGCTGAAATGGCTCGCTAACGACAAGTCTTGCTCTTCCACGCAGAACGTGAGCACTTTAGGCAGGCTCAATGGACATTTTATTGAAAGCTGCTAGCAGATCATAAGAGCATTTCATCATCAACAGTTATAGTTACTACAAATTTATATGGCGTCAACACAAGACACACAGCAATGTGCAAGTGCTGCTGCAACATTGCCACGGTCACTTCTATTCCCACTGTTCCCATCAAACGCGCAGTTCACGCCACCATCATCATGTGCTCCACAAGCAGAGCGGCAGCCAAGAGGATTCCCATGACTGGGTCAGGATCTTCTGTGTTTTAGGATTGTGTTACTAAAATGATTGTGAGGATTGTGTTACTAAAATGATTGTGCTGGTGGGGCGACATGGTCATTGTTCTTACCCAGCCCAATGTTTGAAAACGTCTTGTGTGCAATCATAATGTATCACAATGTCTGTGATATTAAGCGCATACATATGCTCACTTGCGTTACATTTAGCCAACATTAGTCACTGCAACTATTTATCATTGTTGTTATTTATGTTAGTCAATCTTTTGTTCCCTTGCAGCTTTAAATGCTTTCAAACTTTGTAGTGCTGTAGAGCACCACGAGAGTGCCTTGGTTGTTAAAATCCTGTCGATACTGACGTAACTTACCAGCAACGAGCTTTTCTACGGAGGGGTGTCTTCTAAAATATTATATTGGTTTGCTTTTAGGTATACGCTTGTGGATATGTTTATGAAAAGCGAATTTGTTTGCTAAATATAATGAATGCCAAAAATGATGCAAGATGGCTGTGTGTTCTTGCTTTTCATCATAATCAAAGTGCGTTCTGACCATTCCTCTTACTGTATTCGATCAACTAACCAATCAACCACTGCGTCCTCCACCTGCTCAACCCAGGAAGAAGGACGGAAGGGCAGTGTCTCTATAGGGGAAGGAGGAATGTGGTTCATTCGGCTTGTCTCGTTGGTTGTGGGAACATCTGTTAATAGGTGTGATTATCTGTTGCCCACCTGTTGCAACACATACATGTGCATGTAACTGCTGTGGGGATGCTGTCATTAATCTGCAGCCCTGCTCACCTTAGGTTAATTCCCTGGTTGTTCTCCTCCCAGAAGTTGTGCAACATGCACGCTGTAGCGACAAGAGCTGACACAAACTTGTAGTGCATATCAGTGCGTCTGAGGAGGATGCGGCAGCGGCGCTTGAGCCGACCAAATGCGTGTTCGACAACCATCATCCCAGAGCTGAGGCACTCATTGAAGTAAACCTGTCCAGACGACGACCAAAAATTAGTGCCGAACAAAGAGAGAAAATACTCCAACATGGGCAAATTTCAATCAGTGTGCATACTCGTACATGTTCTTGTGTAATTCTACTATTGTGGGAATGGTTTTATACTTCGTGGCATTAGAGGATATGCAGGGTCTCCAAGTATAAGAAAAGGCACCGGCATCCTGTTGATGACAATATTGCCCTGTGAAGCGAAGGGGCATGTTTTCAGTGAACATTAGCTTTATGCAAAACTGGCTAAGTACCTGAGGTATCAGTTCATGAGCATTGGTGTACAACTTTGAAGCATCATTAGAGCAACCAGGCGGGATGCAGCTTATGTAGCGAAATTTGGTGACAgcacaattattattatttttttattttcttcttcttattattattattcttttttttaaagggaGATACGATTATCTCCTTGATACCGAATGCAATATTTgaattcattttgcgcgagtaattaattcgtaaatcaTGACAATAGCAAACGGATACCGAACTGCGAACAGCAGAAAAAAGAGCACCATATTACGGCGGTTCATCCGAGggaggattccgtgacgtcacccagcactgtcgtctgctggcaagcctgcattctttctcccttgccgggTGCCgaatgatgtcagcagtgtgttgctttcagcgccctctcgccTCACaaaggcgaagcgctcgctttgTAATAATTTGTTTAAGTAAAATCTGCGCAGATTGGGAcagagatatttcgtacacatgttcctcaCATCCCAAAGAATATACCACAAcgtttgtggtgattttgttgcggagtcccacttttaCATAACATCTCGTAAAAATAATACTATTTAATGGCTATGAATGAGGTACCACATCAGCTTCACATTTTGTAGCGAGGAATATACGAATGTAAGAACAAGACCACACACCGTATTGTCTCTCTTTCGTCATCTACAACAGCTTGTAGTACTATCGATGCCCATCCCGCTTCACATAATCACCGTAACCGGCAGATGGCGGGAGAATAGAAATATGCGTGCCATCGATGCACGCATACAACCTGATGCCTCCTataccctgcactcttaaaaatggacttcaccacatagcacgctcctagccaaccatcatcccgaatgacaacgttctcgcccctgatttgttgaaaacgggaggtggagcctattttgtgtctgccattatgcacgacacaaaataggctccgcctcccgttttcaacaaatcagtggcgagaacgttgtcattcgggatgatggttggctaggagcgtgctatgtggtgaggttcatttttaagagtgtgagttATCCCACACCTTTCCAAGAAACGTTCCACTATGAGTTTTGCTTCATCACGTTTCAGCGTAGTGATCAACTGGCTTAGGAAATGTTGTCACATCGTGTTACAGCATCCATAGAGGCAGTTATGGACTGTCGATTTGTGCACTCCAAAGAGAGAAGCAGGGCACTGTGATTCCCCACAACTTGCGATCTTTTAT
This portion of the Ornithodoros turicata isolate Travis chromosome 3, ASM3712646v1, whole genome shotgun sequence genome encodes:
- the LOC135390182 gene encoding uncharacterized protein LOC135390182, with protein sequence MPYVPRKEVLRWRNKPEGTWCPFVLPVRWNFTVKAVVVKIISILLILSNTSKCTTEGCGRDEMLALRAWKNYWSNQQKGQREQLHKGLKWLANDKSCSSTQNL